One Deinococcus humi genomic window, ATTCAGTTGCTCGCGCCTGAGCTGTTCCCTTGTGAACTGGTTTGAGGCAGCATCGGCGCGGAAGTAGGCAGCCGTCATGAAGGCCCACACTCCTCAAGAAGTGCCTCTGAGGTGTCAACTAACACCTCAGAGGCACCTTGCGAGCTAGAAACCTTTGGAGATGTCTTCAAAGCCCTCCTGTGACCTCGCGGCTGAAGAGTTTCAGTGACAGTGAGGCAAGGTGCGCCGCTTTGAAACAGCGGAGCGGGCTGTGCTCTATGGCACTGGGTTATCGCAGCGGCTTTGGCCTGCCACGAACCGACAAAAAAAGTTGGACTCACCAGGGTCTCCTGCTTGCAATAGGGAGCCTTCTCTGGTAAAGTCCAACTTGCGACGGAAGTACTTTACCAAAGAGTCTCAGCTTAAATCCCGCTTCCCGGCGGGGTTTTTGATTTTTGTGATGCGCTTGCAGTTACGTTTTGGTCAGGGTAGAGCCTCCGTCGGTGGAGTGTAGCACGAGCAGTGAAAAAGCTGCATTAAGATCAATAAAATCTGTATCAAAGTTAAGATCTCTTCGCAGAGAAAATCTGATGTGGGGTGACGCGGGTTACTATGCGTTGGCTGTGAGACGAATTCGATTGCAACACCACGAGACTCAAAAGTGACTGGACCCGTCACCGTTTTTCTGACCGAGGCGTTCATGCCACTCAGCCGCGAGATCGGCAGGTTTGGGGGCATGTACCGGGCTGAGGCCGAAGCCATGTTCAGTATGGAATTTGTGCAGGCGGCTGTTGCCCGGAAAGTTTGCCTTGCAACGGAGACCGATTACGGAGCGGTGCTGTATCTGGCCCATAAGGGACGCAGGATGATTGGGCTGACCAGTTCCTTCCAATCTCGCGCCGAGAATCTTGAGAATGCCGTCTGCTCACGCGACGCTTACCGCAACATTGTGGAGGCAGGGCATTCGGTGGAAACTGTTGAACGCCACCGCCGAGCCTCCATCGTCTACACCAGAGCAGGTCAAAGGGTCCTGGCGCTCGCTCAGGCCAGGGGCTTTAACCGTACCGTGATCAGGCGGAACTACTCCAACTGGATTGAGTCCGGTGAATACGGGGAGTTGCATCTGTACTCCTACCTGTCTCCGACAGAAACGATGGAATTTGGGATGCTGATGCTGCATTCCAAAAATCCCAACGCCCTTGCTATCGATCCGGCAAAGTTTGTGCTTTATTCGCTGACGCCGTGGCCTGCAGCGCCTCGTCCAACGGCTTCTGGGGCTGATACGTCACCCCGTGCGGAGTTAGCGTGACGAGGTACAGCTGGCCACTTCGCGTCACCAGGTGTGGCTGACTCAGCTGGGACTCCGAGAACAACTTGCGGTGCACGCGCTGGAGCTGCCGCTCCACAGCCTCTGAAGAGTGCTCTCCCAGATCGAGGGCGTGCAGTGTCACGGCCACGTCCAGAAGCTTCTCCAGCAGTGCCCGCCGGGTCTTGTCAGGCTGGAGACAGGAAAGAGTGAGGTTGCAAGTTTCGTGCAAGAAGCGCCTCCTTGGAGTCGAATTGAGCAACCCTAGCAAGCACCTCTGAAAACCTCTGAAATGCAAAATGGTGAAACCCACCAAAAAGAAGCACCCCTTGCGGGGCGCTTCTTTTTTGGTGGAGACGGAGGGAGTCGAACCCTCGTCCGATACAGCCTTGGTGGGCTTCTACGAGTGTAGTCCACAATTTAATTCTCCTCGCTCAGCCGCGCATGGACACGCTGCTTTCGCGCCTATCCCCTAAGTTTCGCTGACGTACTGGGGCACTTCGGCCAGCTAGCCTTCTTTTATGTCAGTTTCCGCGACGCCAAAGGCCGGGCTGCGTGGTCACTGCGCAGTCAATTAAGCTGCGTATGCGTAAGAAACGCTGTTGTTGCCGTTTAAAGGGCTTGACCGATGATTTACGAGGCCAACGGTCATCCTCGACTCGCCACTTCACTTCCAGCACGCACCGTCGAAACCGGGTCGTCCCCAAAAGGTACCCGTAGTATACCGCACTGACGGCGCTCCATGCTGACTGAGCGTTAAGACTTGAGCGCCTGACGCTGCACGGCGGGTGGACCTGCCGAAATAGTGTGGGGACGATATGACACGCACAGTCCCAGCGCGGTACACCATTCCAGACTCGGTTGCCCATGAGCTGGTCAGAGCCAACCTGCTCTCGCAGCTGGACCGCCCATTCAAGGTGACGGCCGTCGTTGCTCCCAGCGGCTACGGCAAATCAGTGATTGCGGCGCAGTGGGCCCGGCGGCAGCCGAACGTGATCTGGATTCGTCTGACCCAGGAAGACCGTGACGCTCAATATCTCGTTCATGCGCTGGCTGACGCCATTCGCGTCCATGGAATTCCACTTGGCAACTGGAGCGCTCATGCGATCCGCGACACACCGGTTTCGCGGATGGTCAACGACTTGTTAGGTGACGTCAACCTGTGGCCGGATGACTTAACTTTCGTCCTCGACGGGGGCGAAGACCTCAGTCCCGACTCGGCGGCGGTCCTGGCAAGCTTCGTTGACGGTTTGAATGGACACCGTTTCATCGTCCTTCAGCACGAGGCGTCGCCCTTTGAAGTCGCGCCGTATGTGCTGCGAGGAACTGGGCAAGAAATGAGTGTCAGGCACCTTACCTTTACCGCTGAGGAATCCTCTGCACTCTCCAGCCGTTTTAGGGTTGGGGCCAGTGAGAGCGCCGCGCTGCACGGAGTGCTGAGCGGGTGGCCTGCAGGGATGATGCTGTCCCTGTACGTCCGTGACCAACAGCTGAGCCTGGAGCCTGCAGATCTGTTCCGGGCCTTGGTTCAGCGTCTTGACGAGCAGATTCAAACCCAACTTCCGGCCCTGAGCGTCATGGACCTGTGGACTGAGGCCACGCCCGCAGCGCTCCACCTGACCTTCCCGCCCAACTGGTTGTCTGAGCTGCGGCGCGTCGGGCTGCCGCTCACCGCGCACGGCCAGACTTGCGCGCCCCATGACGTGTTGAAGCTGCATCTACGGCAAGAGCTGGCCAAGACCCCAGACCACGAGCGCCAGATGCACCGGTACGCTGGCGTCTGGTCAGAACATCAGGGTGAGCCCTACACGACGGTGAAGCATTTTCTGGCGGCAGACGACACACACGCCGCTCTTAAGGTGGTGGGCGATCTCCTTCCCGGTTGGTACCGTACGGCCAACTGGCAAGTCGCACGGGACGTGTTGAGTCAGTTCCCGGCGGCGTCCCTCACCAGTGAGCTGCGAAGCATCCTGGCGCTGGCTTACGGCGAGACAAATGAGGGCATAAAGGCTGAGGAGCTGGCGAAAGCTCAACTGGCCATCGAAGAAACTGCAACAGCCTATTTTACGCTCGCCCTGAGAAGCAATCGCACGAATTCAATCGATGAGATGGGCGAATATATCGATAGGGGCCTGAGAATCGCAGTAGATCAGCGCGATCTGATTCAACTCACCCGCTCGAAAGGCCTCTGGTATCACCTGAACAGAATGCCGCAGGAAGCATTGAGCGCTGCGAGAGAGGCCGTGCAGCGGGCCAAGCTCTACGGTGACCATAGCCTCCGGCTGTCCACCCAGAGCTTACTCGCACATCTGGAACGCTACACCAGTTCTAACGCTGATAATGCCAGAAATTCGGAACAGCTTTATTTAACTGCGAAAGAAACGGAAAGTCCCCACAGGCTGATGTCTGTGATTCAGAACTATGCCATAGACCTCACCCGTGTCAATCGAGTCAAAGAAGCTGTCATTCTTTTAAGAGACTTTGTAGACAAATACAGAGAGAGCTATCCCCTGTGCGAGCAATACCTTTTGCCTGTACTTTCTTCCGCGTATCGATCAGCAGGAGAGATAGATAAATCCCTGAACACTGCATTATACGCCGCACAGATCAATCGCGAGGCTGGACACTTCAAAATTCAAGATACTTGCACAACGGTTGTGGTCTGGCATTATCTGGGTCAGGGGCTGAAAGAAAAAGCCCGGGAGTTCGCACTTGAATTTTTGAGTTTTGCAGCCATCAATGGCTATTCTTTTACATCTTATCTGGGCAATGCAGCCTTGTATCACTATGCTGCTGGCGACTTTGCTAAGGCGCAGGAATTGAATCTTGAATCTATCGCAGCCCAGGAGAAGGATCAAAAGGAACCCCTTGTTTTCCTGGTTCAATCCCTTCTGGAATACGGTTTCGGTGCGATCACAAGTGGGACTGCGGCAGCATTGGCAGAAAGCTTGAGGAAATTCCCGGAAGATCATGGCATGGTTCATGTTGCATGGTCCCTATTTCGGCCAGTTCTTGACCAGATTATTGAGAACAACATTGAGAGAAATTTCTTCCTGAATCTTGTAGAGGAGATCGACAATCCAAAGCCTGAACATGCGTACGCTCTTAAGATCGTGACCCTTGGTTCATTGTCCATGAGTGTAGATGGTTTAGAAGGCGCCCCAAGCTACGGCACCGCAATGGAGGCTTTGATCTTTCACTTGCTCCACCCACAGGCATTGCAAGATGACCTTGCCCAAACGATCTGGAAGGGCGCCGACCTTTATAAAGCGAGAGGATCAGCACAGAGGGCGCGCGGAGAGCTGAATAAGGCCTTTCGTAAACTGACCGGCAACCGTACCATCGATCTGATTCTCACCTCTGGTCCGGGCCGCCGCAATCCCAGCTGGCACATCAATCCTGATGTCTGTATCGCCTTCGACGCCCTCCTCATTCTCCGCAGCTCAAATGCAGCTGAAATCCATAATTTCTATGGTGGTCCGTTTCTTCAGGGGAAGACGCACGACTGGGTCAACGAGGAACGTGAGGACCTGAATCAGCACATCTCAAAGGTTTATCAGCGGCAGGCGGAGGATGCTGGGACCACGCGGGAGGGGCTGAAGTGGCTGATGCGCGCGGCGATCATTGACCAGGAAGTGGCCACTTTTGAAAAAGCGCTGCAGTTGAGCGTTCTGCTCGGCGACAGTTCAGTCCGGCAGGGCGCTGAGCAGGCGCTGGCCGCCCTGGCCCAGGGCGACGAAGTCAGGCTCCAGGGTTGGCTGAACTAGCCAGAGCCAGTTCCCGCGCAGCCGCTGAGCGCAGACGTTTGAGCGTCTGCGCGTCTTCGTCCTGACACCGGGGGTGGTTTGGTTGCCCGTCACCGGCCTTGAGCAGCCAGTGGCTCGCGGGGACGGCTGAACGCGCAGCGTCGTGGAGCAGTTGTAGGGTGAGGGCTTTCGTCGCTTGCAGGGGAACTGCGCCGTGCACTGTCAACAGATCCGCTCCCACCTCGAAGGCCACAGCCCAGACAGGCCGTGACTGAACGCCAGAGACGGAGTACAGGGCCACCCGCTGCCGCTGATGCTCACCAGCTGGAACCGTGGGCGCGGTTCTCAACGCACTGCGGGCCAGCTCGTGCGCGCGGGCATGGAGCTCACTGCTGTTTCTCGGAATCCGGGTGACCACCACTCGCGGGTGCGTAATCACGAGTACGCTTTGTAACTCGGCCAGTTGAGCGTCCACCTGAAGGACGGCGTCAGCGTCCTGTGGCAGATGCTGCAACACAGCAAGGGCTGCCGTAACCTCAGGTAATGCGGTGCGTTGAATTAATCCCTTGACCTCGCGGCGCTCGCCGTCAGCAGTTTCAATCACACCGCCATAAGCCGCTGCACCGCCCAATGCAGCTGCATCTGCAGCGATAAGAAAGCCTGGGGAATCGACGGCCATGGACAGCATTATGAACTGGAGGAGTGAATCATAAGCTGAGCGCAAACTGCTCGTGCTTGAGAAGGGCGCGACTCTTCCAGGCGAACTGGTGGTTGCGTGAACGATAGACCTCCAGCGGTAGGTGCCGCGCACGATGGTGTGAACCTGCTGGCGGAAGCCCCCTTTTCCTTGTACTCACGCAGCAGGTCCCACAGAATCTGTTCGTCCACCACGGGGAACAACACCTCGCGCACCGTGCCGTCAGGATTGCCCAGGGCGGCCTCCAGCAGCCGCTCCAGAATGCGGTCTTTGTTGTGAACCCGCCGGAACTTGACGACGAAGTTCGGCTCGACCCGCCGCTCGACCTTGACGTTGATGTGGTGCACTATGTCCACCAGGTGCGTCACCGAGGCGTCGGTCAGCTCAGCGGTGCGAGCGGTACAGAAGGCGGCCAGGAGCGTGAGGCGCACAGGTGAGGTCTGGGCGCGGAAGTGGAAGTGGCTGGGAGATTCGTTGGAGGCCCGCTCCCGGTAGCGGGTCAGGACGTAGGGGGCTACGTCAGCGAAGAGAGTCTGAGGGAACTTTAACCGACGCAGCAGGCGCAGCTTTTCGATTGGGCTGCGAAGCTACGGAGCGGCGATCCGGGAAATCCCAGGCCTGAATGGCGTCGATCACCAGTAGGTAATCTCCACGGCACGCTGCAACAACCCAGTTGAGCAAGCTCACCAGCCCACACGACGACAACAACAGGGATTTAAGCGGCGGAAACGCACTCAAGAATTTCTGAGCCTGCACGCCGGAGTCACCAACCTCCACCATCACACGCGAACCACCGTATCAGCATCAACCAGAAGGCAAAATCAAAACCACGCGTTCCAGACGTGGTCAGCGGTTACCACAGGGGTGACCTGTAGTTTAGGTTTAGGCCATTTCTGCCCTTAGCCCGCCGTAACCCCAATTAAGGCAACACAACCGGCACTCCATCGTTTATGTTTCCCGTCATAGAGGTCATCTGAAGCTTTCCAATTGCACTTGAAGCAGCGCGGCCTGGCTGTCGCACGTCCCGGTGGTCAGGGCACGGGCGGCCTCGGCGCGCAGGGCGGCGGCGTCCAGGGCGCCCACCTCCAGCACCTCCCCAAGCTTCCGGTACTCCTCGGCGTCCAGACGGCTGCCATACACCACCTTCAGGGAACGCACCGTTTCCTGGGCGCGCTCTGTGAGCGACAAGCTGGCGAACCGCTCGCGCGCCACCTGATCCGGATCGGGCTCCGTCTCCAGCAGACGTGGCTGCACGGTTACCCTGGCTCTCGCCGATGGCTGACCTTGGGCAGGGGATAGACGTGGGCGGTAGTCGTCTGGCGAGCGAATGAAACTCACGAAAAAGCCCGGCCCCGGAACTTTCTTGCCCGCGATCATCCGCTCCACTTCATCCAGCCGTTCGCGGACGATGTTGACCCCAAGAGCCTCCATCAGGCCACGGGCGACTTTGGGGGCGATGCCACGCCCGGTCAGGCGGCTGAGCAACAGGGGATCGAGGGCCACGACTTCCCGCTCAAAGACGTAGTGCACGCTCTGAGCCTGCCCGCGCCCGTGATACGTGACCGACGCCAGGTAGTGCGCCTTCAACAGTTCCTCGTGGGCTGGATCGAGCACGCGGCGGATTTTGTCGGGGCTCAGGTTCAGGATGCGGGCCTTGCGGCCCCATTCCACCAGGCCCACCGTGAACTCCTGAAGGCGCTCGTCTGGTGCAGTGAGGTTGTGGCGGTGGCCGTCCAGCAGGCGGTACAGGGCGCGGGCGGTTGGCTGGCTCAGCTCGCCCAGCACCCCTGAACTCAGCGGTTTGAGAAAGCCCCGGCGCAGGCTCTCGGCAATGATTGGGGGCAACACCACCGTGATCGTGCTGTCCTGATCGATGGTCCCGCCGGATTGGGCCGTGTCGAACATGATCTCGTGCAGGTGGCGGAAAATGACCGTCCGGTAGCGTTTGCCGTCATGCCAGCCGCGCTCGATGTGGAAGTTGGTATGCGACAGGCGCATCAGCGATTCGTGCAGGTTCTTGTGGTAACGCCCGGAAGTGTCCAGTCCTGAGGCCCGCAGGAAATGATTGGCCGTGCCCGTCACGGCGTTGCTCGCCGGGAACCCCTGCGCCGCGAACAGGCACAGAATGCCGATGATGACGTCGTTGTCCATCCCAAAGGGAACGAGGTATTGCGCCGTGCCAATGCACTTCACGCTCATTCGTTCGTCGCCCTCGCCGTACTCGTCCTCCCAGGACGTGCTGCCCGCCCCCACTCGGCTTTGCATACTGATCAGGCCCAACCGCGCCAGATTCAGTTCGTCGATGTGCCGGGTCAGCGCACGTTTCTCGGAGGCCCGGGGCACAAGGGTCATGTGTTGATGTTATTTGTTTTTAAAGAGAAAGAAAAATAATGATGTCAACAACATAGGAATCAGAAATAGCCCTTCCTGGAGGACAAAAAAATTTCAAATCCCTCAAAGTGTCCGTGGGTTTCCTACCCTAATCCCCCAAAGTGTCCGTGGGTTTCCTACCCTAATCCCCCAAAGTGTCCGTGGGACCATTAGCTACTCCCCCAAAATGTCCGTAAGTTTCGCCCATATTTCCCTCAAAGTGTCCGCACTGTTCCCAAAAGGATCTATCAGGGCTCAATGGCCTCAGAAAAACCGATCAGCACATCATCCACCCCAGCCTCACGACTCAGTTCCTCAAAAGACCCACCTCTCCTAATTCCCCAAAGTGTCCGTGGCACAGACCTCAAATCCCCCAAAGTGTCCGCACCAAAGATGGATGTGGAGAAGGCCGAGCTAGACACACTCGAGCAACTTATTCCCCAAAGTGTCCGCTTGCCTTTCCCCAAAGTGTCCGTGGACCATCCTAGAACAAGCTGTGGGGGAGTGGACCGTCACGCAAGCGAAGTTTAGAACTTGCCAAGAACGCGTTCGAATGGGACTCCGCATGTCTCGGGCATCAGCAGAATGAGTTGGTAAGATTCCCCGAATAGCGTCTTCCTTGGGATCGTCATGCTCCAGCATGCGCCAGCCGGAACATCGGCATCAGCCCATACGGCGTTTAACAGTGACAAAATCCTGGCGTGTCGTTCAAGGGTTGTGTTGCCTTAACTTGCTCCGGGGGCAGGCCACTCCTGCTCCGATTTCACGCCAGGTCTGAAAGGCCTACTTCTGGTGGCTTCTTTGGGTGTGGGCAGGAACCGTCGTCTGGACGTGCTGGTCAAGGTTGGTCATTCGGGCATGCAGATTCAGGAATGCCTGGGCGCGTTTCTGTGGCCTGAATCCAGGCTGAATCCGTTCCCGCCGTCGTGTGGGCTGGTGAGACTGCTTGACTGGGTTGTTGTAGCGGGTGGGAGCAGCGACTTCCCAGTGCTGCACCTGTGAACGTCCCCGGAGTTGAATCGCCTGAGTTGTGTTCATCGTCATTTCTTTTGCCATCTAACTGGCGTTAATCGACACAGATTCTTCGGTGCTTCTCTCAGGGCCTTTTCTGTGCTTTTGCTCTGGCTATGGCGTGGTAGGAAAGAGAGGTGTGGACTAGGTAGTATTCTTTATGATTTATAACGCCGGTTAGACAACATTCTTAAGAGCCAGTGTGCGAAATTGACTGAACATCCGGTCAAGGTACTTTGCGTTCAAAGGATGAACGCGTTGATGACCAGACTGACGTTCAATCCTCCGTATTGCGGCCGCCGGAAGACCACCGTGGCTGGTTTCTCTGGATCAGTACTCCAGATGCCGTCCCCGTTGCATCTGCTTCTCCTGCGCCAAGCTGGGGATGGGGGTGGCCGTGATCTTCACCACATCTCCAGCGCTGCTGCCTTTGGGCAAGTCCTGCGGGTGGCCCACCACCTTGTCACCCGTTGAGTCCATGATGAAATGCTGCCGGTCTTTGTGCTGAAGCTGGCCCGCGTATGTCTCCCCCGCCGTGGTGCTGGTCAGGTAGACCTGCTGCACCTGATCGCCGTACCGCTGATGCAGGGTGTCAAATCCGCGCTGCAGCACCCGA contains:
- a CDS encoding replication initiator protein A, with the translated sequence MTLVPRASEKRALTRHIDELNLARLGLISMQSRVGAGSTSWEDEYGEGDERMSVKCIGTAQYLVPFGMDNDVIIGILCLFAAQGFPASNAVTGTANHFLRASGLDTSGRYHKNLHESLMRLSHTNFHIERGWHDGKRYRTVIFRHLHEIMFDTAQSGGTIDQDSTITVVLPPIIAESLRRGFLKPLSSGVLGELSQPTARALYRLLDGHRHNLTAPDERLQEFTVGLVEWGRKARILNLSPDKIRRVLDPAHEELLKAHYLASVTYHGRGQAQSVHYVFEREVVALDPLLLSRLTGRGIAPKVARGLMEALGVNIVRERLDEVERMIAGKKVPGPGFFVSFIRSPDDYRPRLSPAQGQPSARARVTVQPRLLETEPDPDQVARERFASLSLTERAQETVRSLKVVYGSRLDAEEYRKLGEVLEVGALDAAALRAEAARALTTGTCDSQAALLQVQLESFR